The Azotosporobacter soli genome contains a region encoding:
- a CDS encoding basic amino acid ABC transporter substrate-binding protein, which produces MSKKLFALLLSCVFLFSLSLLGCSKSNAPAAQILKVGSDTTYAPFGFQDEKTKEYVGFDIDLIKAVAKQAGYEVQLQSMNFDGLIPALDSGSIDVAISDMTITDERAKKVNFSKPYYKAGLSIVVAAGNTSIQNFKDLEGKKVAVSIGSTGADEAHKIKNAKIVEFNAIAEAFLELKAGGVDAVINDSPVNEYYILHEGSKTAKIVGEPLNSEDLGIATAKSNPELGKKLDKALAEIKANGSYETIYLKWFGKKPPQ; this is translated from the coding sequence TTGTCCAAAAAACTTTTTGCACTCTTGCTGTCCTGCGTCTTTTTATTTTCTCTTTCGCTCCTTGGCTGCAGCAAGTCGAACGCGCCAGCTGCTCAAATATTGAAAGTCGGCTCCGACACCACCTATGCCCCTTTCGGTTTCCAGGATGAAAAAACAAAAGAATATGTCGGTTTCGATATCGACCTGATCAAGGCAGTCGCCAAACAAGCCGGTTACGAAGTGCAACTGCAAAGCATGAACTTCGACGGCCTGATTCCGGCGCTCGACAGCGGCTCGATCGACGTTGCGATTTCCGACATGACAATCACGGATGAACGGGCAAAAAAAGTCAATTTTTCTAAACCTTATTACAAAGCCGGTCTCTCGATTGTCGTTGCCGCGGGCAATACCTCTATTCAAAACTTTAAGGATCTGGAAGGGAAAAAAGTAGCCGTTTCCATCGGCTCTACCGGAGCCGATGAAGCGCATAAGATTAAGAATGCCAAGATCGTCGAGTTCAACGCGATCGCCGAAGCGTTTCTCGAGCTGAAAGCCGGCGGCGTCGACGCGGTGATCAACGATTCGCCGGTCAATGAATATTATATTTTACACGAAGGCAGCAAGACCGCCAAGATTGTCGGCGAGCCGCTAAACTCCGAAGATCTCGGCATCGCTACCGCCAAAAGCAATCCGGAACTCGGCAAGAAACTCGACAAGGCTTTGGCCGAAATCAAGGCAAACGGCAGCTACGAAACCATTTATCTGAAATGGTTCGGCAAAAAACCGCCGCAGTAA
- a CDS encoding TIGR03905 family TSCPD domain-containing protein yields MKETMQTYRTEGVCAKEIRFALHDGIIEKVEFSGGCQGNLAALSKLLEGMRVEEVVAKFKGNICRNQTSCTDQLARALEAANR; encoded by the coding sequence ATGAAAGAAACCATGCAAACCTATCGGACGGAAGGCGTATGCGCAAAAGAGATTCGCTTTGCGCTGCATGACGGAATTATAGAAAAGGTGGAGTTCTCCGGCGGTTGTCAGGGCAATCTTGCCGCGCTAAGCAAGTTGCTGGAGGGAATGCGCGTGGAGGAGGTTGTTGCGAAATTTAAAGGAAACATCTGTCGCAATCAGACCTCCTGTACGGATCAACTGGCGCGCGCGTTGGAGGCGGCAAACCGCTAA
- a CDS encoding CoA-disulfide reductase, producing the protein MRFIIIGGEAAGMSAAAKLRRMVAEAEIVMYEKSEVVSFGACGLPYYVGDYFDDPDYMVSRTAQQMSDSGIQMRTGHQVLQLDSRKKTLQVQELGSGKIFEDHYDKVMIATGATAMLPPIGNIALENVFTLKSLADGQALKALVRQASVRNVVIIGAGYIGLELAEAMHKQGKEVRMIQLDDRVLPDSFDPEITDLMEAELRSQGVQLHVAETVERLQGETAVSAVVTNKGAYPADLVVVCTGVKPQTRFLSENDLRMLPNGAIWINDLGETSLPDVYAAGDCASVHHLVSHKDVYIPLATTANRIGRIVGENMAGGKQQFPGTLGTAAVKVMELAAGRTGITEAEAKKMGISCRTVFVKDKDHSNYLPNQEEIFLKLIYECESKRILGAQIAGREASILRINALAMAVAGGVTTKELGMMDFFYAPPFSRPWDIMNIAGNAAK; encoded by the coding sequence ATGCGTTTCATTATTATCGGAGGCGAAGCGGCGGGGATGAGCGCTGCAGCTAAATTGCGGCGAATGGTTGCGGAAGCGGAAATCGTCATGTATGAAAAATCGGAAGTGGTTTCCTTTGGCGCTTGCGGCTTGCCTTATTATGTGGGAGATTATTTTGACGATCCGGATTATATGGTGTCACGCACGGCGCAACAAATGAGCGACAGCGGAATTCAGATGCGGACCGGACACCAGGTCTTGCAGCTGGACTCGCGTAAAAAAACGTTGCAGGTGCAAGAACTGGGCAGCGGCAAAATTTTTGAAGATCACTATGACAAGGTCATGATTGCAACCGGCGCGACTGCGATGCTGCCGCCGATTGGCAATATTGCGCTGGAGAATGTGTTTACCTTAAAGTCGCTCGCGGATGGCCAGGCTTTGAAAGCTCTCGTGCGCCAAGCGTCTGTCCGCAATGTCGTCATCATCGGCGCGGGCTATATTGGCCTCGAGTTGGCGGAAGCGATGCACAAACAGGGAAAAGAAGTGCGCATGATCCAGCTCGATGATCGTGTCTTGCCGGATTCGTTTGATCCGGAAATTACCGATCTGATGGAAGCGGAACTGCGCAGCCAAGGCGTTCAATTGCATGTAGCGGAAACCGTCGAACGTTTGCAAGGGGAAACGGCGGTCAGCGCCGTTGTCACGAACAAGGGCGCTTATCCGGCGGATTTGGTAGTGGTTTGTACCGGCGTGAAGCCGCAAACCCGTTTCTTGTCGGAAAACGATTTGCGTATGCTGCCTAATGGAGCAATCTGGATAAATGATTTGGGCGAAACCAGCTTGCCCGATGTATATGCCGCAGGCGATTGCGCCAGTGTGCATCACTTGGTTAGCCATAAAGACGTCTATATTCCGCTGGCGACGACGGCCAATCGTATTGGCCGTATTGTCGGCGAAAATATGGCGGGCGGTAAGCAACAATTTCCCGGCACTTTGGGAACGGCGGCAGTGAAGGTAATGGAACTGGCCGCCGGACGCACCGGCATCACGGAGGCCGAGGCGAAAAAAATGGGAATCTCCTGTCGGACGGTGTTTGTTAAAGACAAAGATCACAGCAATTATCTGCCAAACCAAGAGGAGATTTTCCTGAAATTGATTTACGAATGCGAGAGTAAACGAATTCTTGGTGCGCAGATTGCCGGACGGGAGGCTTCGATCTTACGGATTAATGCGTTGGCGATGGCGGTGGCAGGCGGCGTTACGACGAAGGAACTGGGCATGATGGATTTCTTTTATGCGCCGCCGTTTTCGCGTCCCTGGGACATTATGAATATCGCAGGCAATGCGGCAAAATAG
- a CDS encoding L-cystine transporter translates to MNNLTGLFVNLLVMAVLMGVLYRMQQKHASFGKRVMTGLVLGIALGGAMQLIFGDNAALIKQTNSWFDVIGSGYVRLLKMIVMPLIMVSITSAITNLKDAKTLGRAGGMIIGLLLLTTAIAATIGAGSSLAFHLSAENMQTGEAELGAKKSLEGKLTTFQAKPIQQQLIEIIPTNPFYAMTGQGSNDTLSVVFFSAFIGIAVLGIKKKKPEVADFFVKMVNVVHDVVMRLVTLVLRLTPYGILALMAKFVSTSNFSEILTLMQFVLASYTALILMFAVHLFLLFCMGLNPFTYVGKIMPVMAFAFTSRTSAGTLPLTIETMVKKLGVPEGYANLAGSFGTSIGQNGCAGIYPAMLAVMIAPTVGINPFELGFLLKLIIIVAIGSFGIAGVGGGATFAALVVLSSMGLPVGLVGLLIAIEPLIDMGRTALNVSGAMTVGVMTSRIAGELDGESYSRSGEAEEEDAA, encoded by the coding sequence ATGAATAATCTAACAGGACTATTTGTAAATTTATTGGTGATGGCGGTGCTGATGGGCGTCTTATATCGGATGCAGCAAAAGCACGCCAGTTTCGGCAAACGGGTTATGACAGGCTTGGTTCTCGGTATTGCATTGGGTGGGGCGATGCAATTGATCTTCGGTGACAATGCCGCGCTGATCAAGCAAACCAACAGTTGGTTTGACGTAATCGGTTCCGGTTATGTACGGTTGTTGAAAATGATCGTAATGCCGCTGATCATGGTCTCGATCACTTCGGCGATTACCAATCTGAAAGACGCCAAAACGCTGGGACGGGCCGGCGGCATGATCATCGGTCTGTTGCTCTTGACGACTGCGATTGCGGCAACGATTGGCGCTGGATCTTCCTTGGCTTTCCATCTCTCGGCGGAAAATATGCAAACCGGCGAAGCGGAATTGGGCGCCAAGAAAAGCTTGGAAGGCAAGCTGACTACGTTTCAAGCGAAACCGATTCAACAGCAATTGATTGAAATTATTCCGACCAACCCGTTCTATGCAATGACCGGACAAGGCAGCAATGACACGTTGTCGGTGGTATTCTTCTCGGCCTTTATCGGCATTGCCGTGCTGGGCATTAAAAAGAAAAAGCCGGAAGTTGCGGATTTCTTTGTCAAGATGGTCAATGTCGTGCATGACGTGGTCATGCGTCTGGTAACGTTGGTGCTGCGCCTTACGCCGTACGGCATTTTGGCGCTGATGGCCAAATTTGTTTCGACGAGTAATTTTAGCGAAATCCTGACGCTGATGCAATTTGTACTCGCTTCGTATACGGCATTGATTTTGATGTTTGCCGTTCATTTATTTCTTTTATTCTGTATGGGCTTGAATCCGTTCACGTATGTAGGAAAGATCATGCCGGTCATGGCCTTTGCCTTTACTTCACGCACCAGCGCGGGTACGCTGCCTTTGACCATCGAAACGATGGTGAAAAAATTGGGCGTCCCAGAAGGGTATGCCAATTTAGCAGGCTCGTTTGGCACAAGCATCGGCCAAAATGGCTGCGCCGGTATTTATCCGGCGATGCTCGCGGTAATGATCGCGCCGACGGTTGGCATCAATCCGTTTGAACTCGGCTTTTTATTGAAACTGATTATTATTGTCGCGATCGGTTCGTTTGGCATTGCCGGAGTCGGCGGCGGAGCGACGTTTGCCGCGCTGGTCGTCCTCTCGTCGATGGGCTTGCCGGTCGGCTTGGTGGGCTTGCTGATCGCAATTGAACCGCTGATCGACATGGGACGGACCGCGCTTAACGTAAGCGGCGCCATGACGGTTGGCGTCATGACGAGCCGCATCGCAGGCGAATTGGACGGCGAATCCTACAGTCGCTCAGGTGAAGCGGAAGAGGAAGACGCTGCCTAA
- a CDS encoding sigma-54-dependent Fis family transcriptional regulator: protein MASLQQIHEMVQQVAESMAGMLAVEVTIVDSMFNRVAGTGPYRKLIGKRLQQTPVFASVFQSGERVVVENPLQADSCLLCEKRTRCMELAQLCVPISMNGAVIGLVALVAFLPQQKEVLLTRRDELFEVVEGMVQLLAGKVAEQERIKELAAMKNELETIVNAVKEGIIALDSNGVIVRLNTAAKQILGFQGDEGIGLAISSLFPELLPEGGMKQGREIANREVSSMIRNRLVHCVATVTPWFDGAEKKGAVAAIQEMTTVKKIVSKYSRTIGCDTDMILGISEAIQRAKKITAMAARSTTNVLIRGESGSGKELFARTLHCMSERMLKPFVALNCAAIPENLLESELFGYDEGAFTGARKGGKPGKFELADGGTLFLDEIGDMSLPLQAKLLRVLEEKRVERVGGTESVSADVRIVSATHKDIEAMVARNEFRQDLYYRINVFPLLIPPLRQRREDLPGLIRHFLEKHRNASGKDELDGIEDEAYRILISYDWPGNVRELENVMEYLVSVESGSMITAQNVASRISSSNVCVPEFTTIAEVERQMIKKALSTFGLSLAGKEEAAKRLGISKATLYRKLKEYEALEAE, encoded by the coding sequence ATGGCAAGTTTGCAACAGATACATGAAATGGTGCAGCAGGTCGCGGAATCAATGGCGGGTATGCTGGCCGTAGAAGTGACAATTGTGGACAGCATGTTCAACCGGGTGGCTGGAACGGGTCCGTACAGAAAGCTGATTGGCAAGCGACTGCAACAGACGCCGGTCTTTGCGTCGGTCTTTCAAAGCGGAGAGCGGGTCGTCGTAGAAAACCCGCTTCAGGCTGATTCGTGCCTGCTTTGCGAAAAGCGCACACGTTGTATGGAATTGGCGCAGCTTTGCGTGCCGATCAGCATGAATGGCGCGGTCATTGGCCTTGTGGCGCTGGTCGCCTTTTTACCGCAACAAAAGGAAGTGCTGTTGACGCGCCGGGACGAATTGTTTGAAGTTGTCGAAGGCATGGTACAACTCTTGGCAGGCAAGGTGGCGGAACAGGAACGCATAAAGGAACTGGCAGCGATGAAAAACGAATTGGAAACCATCGTCAATGCCGTGAAGGAAGGCATTATTGCCTTGGATTCGAACGGCGTCATTGTCCGTTTGAATACCGCGGCCAAACAGATTCTTGGGTTTCAGGGCGACGAAGGAATCGGTCTTGCCATTAGCAGTCTGTTCCCGGAATTGCTGCCGGAAGGCGGCATGAAGCAGGGGCGTGAAATTGCCAATCGCGAAGTGTCGAGTATGATTCGCAATCGGCTGGTGCATTGCGTTGCCACGGTGACGCCATGGTTTGACGGTGCGGAAAAGAAGGGCGCGGTGGCCGCGATTCAGGAAATGACGACGGTGAAAAAAATCGTCTCGAAGTACAGCCGAACGATCGGCTGCGACACCGACATGATCCTGGGGATCAGTGAAGCGATCCAGCGGGCGAAAAAAATAACGGCTATGGCGGCGCGCAGTACGACAAACGTATTGATTCGCGGCGAGAGTGGTTCTGGCAAGGAGCTGTTTGCGCGGACATTGCACTGCATGAGCGAGCGAATGCTCAAACCGTTTGTCGCGCTAAATTGCGCAGCCATTCCGGAAAACTTGTTGGAAAGCGAATTGTTCGGCTATGATGAAGGCGCGTTTACCGGAGCACGCAAAGGCGGCAAACCAGGCAAGTTCGAACTGGCCGACGGCGGGACGCTTTTTTTGGATGAAATTGGCGACATGTCGTTGCCGCTGCAGGCCAAGCTGCTGCGCGTGTTGGAAGAAAAGCGGGTGGAACGGGTAGGCGGTACCGAAAGCGTTTCGGCGGATGTGCGGATTGTTTCGGCCACCCATAAGGATATTGAAGCGATGGTGGCGCGCAATGAATTCCGTCAGGATTTATACTACCGCATCAATGTGTTTCCGCTGCTTATTCCGCCGTTGCGTCAGCGGCGTGAAGATTTACCGGGCTTGATCCGGCATTTTTTAGAAAAACATCGCAATGCGAGCGGCAAAGACGAGCTTGACGGAATCGAAGATGAGGCATACCGGATTTTGATCAGCTATGACTGGCCGGGGAATGTGCGCGAATTGGAAAATGTGATGGAATACTTGGTCAGCGTGGAAAGCGGAAGCATGATCACGGCGCAAAATGTAGCCAGTCGGATTTCGAGCAGCAATGTGTGCGTGCCGGAATTTACTACGATTGCGGAAGTGGAAAGGCAAATGATCAAAAAAGCGTTATCCACCTTCGGACTCAGTTTAGCGGGCAAAGAAGAAGCGGCCAAGCGGCTCGGCATCAGCAAAGCGACGTTGTACCGAAAATTAAAGGAATATGAAGCGCTCGAAGCGGAGTGA
- the pckA gene encoding phosphoenolpyruvate carboxykinase (ATP) yields MESLGENKYLSMVDGASHVYANLTPAELVEKAVARAEGVLTSTGALRVTTGKYTGRSPNDKFIVETPAVHSDIAWGSNKAFEGDQFIHLYHRMKAYMQNREMFVFDGYAGADESSRVKVRFVNEFAWQNLFVHQMFIRPEEGQQESRYDFKVICIPGFKAVPAIDGTNSEVFIVLNFERRMVLIGGTHYAGEMKKAIFTVMNYLLPKRDILCMHCSANLGDQGDTALFFGLSGTGKTTLSADPKRRLIGDDEHAWSNEGIFNIEGGCYAKCIRLSEVGEPQIWQAIRFGSVLENVSLREGTREADYDSIEFTENTRVAYPVDYIPGAVIPGVGGHPKTVVFLTADAFGVLPPIAKLDNEQAMYHFLSGYTSKLAGTERGVTEPQATFSACFGAPFLPLSPLVYAKMLGEKLAKHGTNVYLINTGWSGGAYGEGKRMNLAYTRAMVSAAIEGALADVSYELDPIFNVQVPTSCPGVPAEILKPKNTWQDGAAYEKQARQLAQLFEKNFAQFSEDMLPEIAAAGPKAE; encoded by the coding sequence ATGGAGAGTTTAGGAGAAAATAAGTACCTGTCTATGGTGGATGGTGCGAGTCATGTATATGCCAACCTGACGCCTGCGGAATTGGTGGAAAAAGCGGTTGCGCGCGCGGAAGGGGTGTTGACGTCAACGGGCGCGTTGCGCGTCACGACCGGCAAATATACGGGACGTTCGCCTAACGATAAATTTATCGTAGAAACGCCGGCCGTGCATAGCGATATTGCCTGGGGCAGCAATAAGGCATTTGAGGGAGATCAATTCATTCATTTGTATCACCGAATGAAGGCGTACATGCAAAACAGGGAGATGTTTGTCTTCGACGGGTATGCCGGCGCTGACGAGAGCAGCCGCGTCAAGGTCCGCTTCGTCAATGAATTTGCCTGGCAAAATCTATTCGTACATCAGATGTTCATCCGCCCGGAAGAGGGGCAACAGGAAAGTCGCTATGATTTTAAAGTCATCTGCATTCCCGGCTTCAAGGCGGTACCGGCGATCGACGGTACGAATTCGGAGGTTTTCATCGTACTGAATTTTGAGCGACGGATGGTATTGATCGGCGGCACGCATTATGCGGGCGAAATGAAAAAAGCGATCTTCACGGTCATGAATTATTTGCTGCCGAAACGCGACATCCTCTGCATGCACTGTTCGGCCAATCTCGGCGATCAAGGAGATACGGCGCTCTTCTTCGGACTGAGCGGTACCGGCAAGACGACGCTCTCGGCCGATCCTAAGCGGCGTTTGATCGGCGATGACGAGCATGCCTGGAGCAATGAAGGCATCTTTAATATTGAAGGCGGTTGCTATGCGAAATGCATCCGGCTCAGCGAAGTCGGCGAGCCGCAAATCTGGCAGGCGATCCGTTTTGGTTCGGTGCTGGAAAATGTTTCGCTGCGTGAAGGGACGCGCGAGGCCGATTACGACAGCATAGAATTTACCGAAAATACCCGCGTTGCATATCCGGTTGATTATATTCCGGGCGCGGTCATCCCGGGCGTCGGCGGTCATCCGAAGACAGTGGTCTTTTTGACGGCCGATGCGTTCGGCGTGCTGCCGCCGATTGCCAAACTCGATAACGAACAGGCAATGTATCACTTCTTATCCGGTTATACCAGTAAGCTGGCCGGTACGGAACGCGGCGTCACGGAGCCGCAAGCGACCTTTTCCGCCTGCTTTGGCGCGCCGTTCCTGCCCTTGTCGCCGCTCGTCTATGCGAAAATGCTGGGCGAAAAATTGGCCAAGCACGGCACGAACGTATACCTGATCAATACCGGTTGGTCCGGAGGTGCATACGGCGAAGGCAAGCGGATGAACCTGGCGTACACGCGAGCGATGGTCAGTGCGGCGATCGAAGGTGCTTTGGCCGACGTCAGCTATGAATTGGATCCGATCTTTAATGTTCAGGTGCCGACTTCGTGTCCCGGCGTACCGGCGGAGATTCTGAAGCCGAAAAACACCTGGCAAGACGGCGCCGCTTACGAGAAACAAGCGCGCCAGTTAGCGCAGCTGTTTGAAAAAAACTTTGCCCAATTCAGCGAAGACATGCTGCCGGAAATTGCCGCAGCCGGTCCAAAAGCCGAATAA
- the nfsA gene encoding oxygen-insensitive NADPH nitroreductase, whose protein sequence is MNDTIQLLRRHTSVRHFTSQTVPDELVRAVVEAGQWASTSNHIQAYTIIHVRDQAKKDRLAHLAGDQTYVADCPVFLVFCADLKRLETACALNNTTMESGSSETFLLATIDATLVAQNVMIAAESLGLGGVYIGGLRNRPREVCDLLRIPEQVYPVFGMCLGYPAHLNAGKPRLPLALVLKEDSYDTSGDAPLLAQYDQEISDYYKKRSAGKRSNTWSQGVTAMLKDKQRPHMRQFLDEQGFHLK, encoded by the coding sequence ATGAACGATACGATTCAATTGTTGCGGCGGCATACTTCGGTTCGCCATTTCACATCACAAACGGTTCCCGACGAACTTGTGCGTGCCGTCGTCGAAGCAGGACAGTGGGCATCCACTTCGAATCACATTCAAGCTTATACTATAATCCATGTTCGCGACCAAGCAAAAAAAGACCGCCTGGCGCATTTGGCCGGCGATCAGACCTATGTCGCGGACTGTCCTGTCTTTCTCGTTTTTTGCGCCGACTTGAAGCGCTTGGAAACCGCCTGCGCGCTCAACAATACGACAATGGAAAGCGGTTCGAGCGAAACCTTTCTGCTCGCTACGATCGATGCGACCCTAGTCGCGCAAAATGTGATGATTGCCGCTGAGTCGTTGGGCCTTGGCGGCGTATATATCGGCGGGCTGCGCAATCGGCCGCGCGAAGTTTGCGACCTGCTTCGGATTCCCGAACAAGTCTACCCGGTTTTCGGCATGTGCCTCGGTTATCCGGCGCATCTCAATGCCGGCAAGCCGCGTTTGCCGCTTGCCCTCGTGCTGAAGGAAGACTCCTACGACACAAGCGGCGATGCGCCGCTCTTAGCGCAATACGATCAGGAAATCAGCGACTACTATAAAAAACGCAGCGCCGGCAAGCGCAGCAATACCTGGTCGCAGGGCGTCACGGCGATGCTTAAAGACAAGCAGCGGCCGCACATGCGTCAATTTCTCGACGAACAGGGATTTCATCTGAAATAG
- a CDS encoding HD-GYP domain-containing protein — MREESVARILGELRENFESHGGMMKETMGRSMKGMFAAPPLPMLEELKEKNVETLEHSLRVSRFAIGIGREMGLNETTMTQLGWGGLLHDVGKLSVAQQILTKAERLDAEEFGEMKRHTIMGYELLNSGEYPNEIREIALFHHERFDGNGYLYQLKGAEIPLLARICAVADAYDAMTSARCYKEERTEQDALAELKRCSGGQFDPEVVSAFLKSLQ, encoded by the coding sequence TTGCGGGAAGAAAGTGTAGCGAGGATTTTAGGCGAGCTAAGAGAAAACTTTGAAAGCCATGGGGGCATGATGAAGGAAACGATGGGGCGCAGCATGAAAGGGATGTTTGCTGCGCCGCCATTGCCGATGCTTGAAGAATTAAAGGAAAAAAACGTTGAGACGCTGGAACATTCGCTTAGGGTGAGCCGCTTTGCGATCGGGATCGGCAGGGAAATGGGCTTGAATGAGACGACAATGACCCAGCTTGGTTGGGGCGGTTTGCTGCATGATGTCGGCAAGCTTTCGGTCGCACAGCAGATTCTGACGAAGGCAGAGCGTTTGGATGCAGAGGAATTCGGGGAAATGAAACGTCATACCATAATGGGCTATGAGCTATTGAATAGCGGCGAATACCCAAATGAGATCAGAGAGATTGCGCTTTTTCATCACGAACGCTTTGACGGCAACGGATATCTTTATCAGCTGAAAGGTGCTGAGATTCCTTTATTGGCAAGGATTTGCGCCGTCGCCGATGCTTATGACGCGATGACGTCCGCACGCTGCTATAAGGAAGAACGAACCGAGCAAGATGCTTTGGCGGAACTGAAACGCTGTTCGGGCGGGCAGTTCGATCCGGAAGTGGTAAGCGCTTTTTTGAAATCGTTGCAGTGA
- a CDS encoding DMSO/selenate family reductase complex A subunit yields MAEERVVLMTCGHNCGGRCVMQAHVKDGRLVKITPDAGGEGRETLKGCMRGLMYLDRLYHPDRLKQPLKRIGKRGEGKFTPISWPEAIAEIAAQLKRITERYGPEARYINYATGIAGSLSEREFFRRLLSIYGGGYLDFYNSYSTACTMTATPYTYGTADTGSSRDNWLHAKLILLWGHNPLETVFGTNTFQYLKAAKERGARIVVIDPRYSDTAAALADEWIALRPTTDNAVMAAMMQVMISEDLYDRAFVERFCLGFDETQMPPGIAPEQSLRGYLFGAADGIVKTPEWAAAISGVSAETIRRLAREYATRKPAALLQGWGPQRHANGEQAVRGATVLAALTGNVGILGGWASGYGGYSLLKLAGIPYENPVKTSISVYTWPQAIEDGDRMTAADGVKGAERLKVGIKFLASLAGNCLINQHSDITATSRLLADETKCEFILVSEEFMTSSAKFADIVLPSTNFLERLDLFQPWGYAEYAIFQNKVVEAEFERRTGYDWMVELAATLGVEAAFSQGRSYEEWARYIVEETRKRENDFPSYESFAEQGLYCKPREAPYIAFQKQIEAPQEYPFPTPSGKIEIFSPRLYALGRPEDIPAVPKYVASWEGPDDPLTREYPLQLIGWHAKGRTHSIFGNSARLEKLQPHCLWMHPEDAKRRKLKDGERVRVFNQRGTLEIALTITERIMQGVVAMPQGAWHRPDAKGVDQGACINTLTKYQPTPLAKGNPQHTNLVQVCRIQEEA; encoded by the coding sequence ATGGCGGAAGAACGCGTGGTATTGATGACCTGCGGGCATAATTGCGGCGGGCGTTGCGTCATGCAGGCGCACGTCAAGGATGGCCGATTGGTAAAGATAACGCCGGATGCGGGCGGCGAGGGACGTGAGACGCTTAAAGGCTGCATGCGCGGCTTGATGTATCTGGACCGACTCTACCATCCGGACCGTCTGAAGCAGCCGTTGAAACGGATCGGTAAACGAGGCGAAGGAAAGTTCACGCCGATTTCCTGGCCGGAAGCAATCGCTGAGATCGCCGCGCAGCTAAAGCGAATCACAGAGCGCTATGGACCGGAAGCGCGCTATATAAATTATGCGACCGGCATTGCCGGCAGTCTGTCGGAACGTGAATTTTTCCGCCGTTTACTCTCTATATACGGCGGCGGATACCTTGATTTTTACAACTCTTACAGCACGGCCTGCACGATGACCGCGACGCCATATACGTACGGCACTGCGGATACCGGCAGCTCGCGTGACAACTGGCTGCATGCAAAACTCATTCTTTTGTGGGGTCATAATCCACTGGAAACGGTGTTCGGCACGAATACATTTCAGTATCTGAAGGCGGCGAAAGAGCGCGGCGCGCGCATCGTGGTCATCGACCCGCGTTATTCCGATACGGCTGCTGCACTGGCAGACGAGTGGATTGCGCTGCGCCCGACGACCGATAATGCTGTAATGGCCGCGATGATGCAGGTCATGATCAGCGAAGACTTGTATGATCGGGCCTTTGTCGAGCGTTTCTGCCTTGGCTTTGATGAAACGCAAATGCCGCCCGGCATTGCGCCGGAGCAGTCCTTGCGAGGTTATTTGTTTGGCGCTGCGGATGGCATTGTCAAAACGCCGGAATGGGCGGCAGCGATCAGCGGCGTATCGGCAGAGACAATTCGGCGTTTAGCCAGAGAATATGCGACGCGCAAGCCGGCCGCGCTGCTGCAGGGCTGGGGACCGCAGCGCCATGCCAACGGCGAGCAGGCGGTGCGTGGCGCAACGGTATTGGCCGCGCTGACCGGAAATGTCGGCATTCTTGGCGGCTGGGCTTCCGGTTACGGCGGTTATTCTTTGCTTAAACTGGCGGGGATTCCATATGAGAATCCGGTGAAGACGTCGATTTCCGTATATACCTGGCCACAGGCAATTGAAGACGGGGATCGTATGACGGCGGCCGATGGTGTGAAAGGCGCGGAGCGCCTGAAAGTCGGCATCAAATTCCTTGCCAGCCTGGCGGGGAACTGTCTAATCAATCAGCATTCCGATATCACGGCCACCAGCCGCCTTCTGGCGGATGAGACAAAGTGCGAATTTATCTTGGTCAGCGAAGAATTCATGACGTCAAGCGCCAAGTTTGCCGACATTGTCCTGCCGAGCACGAATTTTTTGGAACGCTTGGATCTTTTTCAGCCCTGGGGTTATGCCGAATATGCCATTTTTCAAAATAAAGTGGTAGAAGCCGAATTTGAAAGACGCACCGGTTATGATTGGATGGTTGAGCTAGCCGCGACGCTCGGCGTGGAGGCTGCGTTCAGTCAGGGACGGAGTTATGAGGAATGGGCGCGTTACATCGTCGAGGAAACGCGCAAGCGGGAAAACGATTTTCCCTCCTACGAATCGTTCGCGGAGCAAGGTTTATATTGCAAGCCGCGGGAAGCGCCTTATATCGCCTTTCAAAAGCAAATCGAAGCGCCGCAGGAATATCCGTTTCCCACGCCGTCCGGCAAGATTGAAATCTTTTCCCCGCGCTTATATGCGCTAGGGCGTCCGGAGGATATACCGGCGGTGCCGAAATATGTGGCAAGCTGGGAAGGACCGGATGATCCTTTGACGCGAGAGTATCCGCTGCAGCTGATCGGCTGGCATGCGAAAGGGCGTACGCATTCGATTTTCGGTAATTCCGCGCGACTTGAAAAACTGCAGCCGCATTGCCTTTGGATGCATCCGGAGGATGCAAAGAGGCGAAAACTGAAGGACGGCGAACGCGTTCGCGTCTTCAATCAACGCGGCACGCTCGAAATTGCGCTTACGATCACGGAGCGAATTATGCAAGGCGTCGTCGCGATGCCGCAGGGAGCCTGGCATCGTCCGGATGCCAAAGGCGTCGATCAGGGGGCTTGCATCAACACGCTGACGAAGTATCAGCCGACGCCGCTCGCGAAAGGCAATCCGCAGCATACCAATTTGGTGCAGGTCTGCCGAATTCAGGAGGAGGCTTGA